Proteins encoded in a region of the Inquilinus sp. KBS0705 genome:
- a CDS encoding alpha/beta hydrolase, translated as MGCGVEQCEVTIDSVKTAYLSAGAGDAVICLHGAGAGAVTWYPSIASIAKKFRVIAPDVVGYGESDKPDASYDRPYFSRWLNGFLTQLDVPAAHIIGLSQGGAIALQFAIDYPKKVKRLVLVDSAGLGAQVSFWPFVGLIWMNNLPSAAANRFNSNYILHDPENRDPNHSRYSVAVVKDPGGKNVFRQGRGSAVSKIPEESLRQIRNETLIIWGKQDRLFSFIYGEEAAKLIPNAQLRLIDNAGHLPLIDQPQVFNGILIDFLSEVPE; from the coding sequence ATGGGATGCGGCGTTGAGCAATGTGAGGTTACCATTGATTCTGTAAAAACAGCTTATCTATCCGCCGGGGCTGGTGATGCCGTCATTTGTCTGCATGGTGCCGGAGCCGGTGCGGTTACCTGGTATCCTTCAATCGCTTCTATTGCTAAAAAGTTTCGTGTGATTGCGCCTGACGTCGTCGGATACGGAGAGTCGGACAAACCGGATGCGTCTTATGACCGCCCTTATTTCTCAAGGTGGCTTAACGGGTTTCTTACTCAACTGGACGTCCCAGCGGCTCATATAATAGGACTTTCCCAGGGAGGGGCAATAGCACTCCAGTTCGCCATTGACTACCCAAAGAAAGTTAAAAGACTTGTCTTAGTTGACTCAGCGGGTTTGGGTGCGCAGGTTTCTTTCTGGCCTTTTGTCGGATTGATCTGGATGAATAATTTACCATCAGCAGCAGCTAATCGCTTTAATTCAAATTATATTCTGCACGATCCTGAAAATCGGGATCCGAACCATAGCAGATATTCGGTTGCCGTCGTTAAGGACCCGGGAGGAAAAAATGTATTCCGGCAAGGTAGGGGCTCTGCAGTGTCAAAAATACCCGAAGAATCATTACGACAAATAAGAAATGAAACACTTATCATTTGGGGGAAACAAGATAGGTTATTCAGTTTTATATATGGGGAGGAAGCAGCTAAATTAATTCCAAATGCCCAATTACGTTTAATTGATAATGCCGGACATCTGCCCTTGATTGATCAACCTCAAGTCTTCAATGGAATCCTGATTGATTTTTTATCTGAGGTACCAGAATAA
- a CDS encoding helix-turn-helix transcriptional regulator, translating into MNLYIKNMVCLRCINAVGQILNEIQADPVYIRLGEVLLKEPLDSSRFNMLDAALRQLGFELLDDSLKQQIDKIKSVIIEHVHYREDEKFLFSEVLADLLHREYSVLSKLFSETEGITIEQYVILQKIEKVKELLAYKEMNLNEISFKLNYSSVAHLSAQFKKVTGLTPSQFRNQHTHLRKSLDQI; encoded by the coding sequence ATGAACCTTTATATCAAAAATATGGTTTGCCTCCGCTGCATCAATGCAGTTGGACAAATTCTGAATGAAATTCAGGCAGACCCTGTTTACATTCGTTTAGGCGAAGTATTGCTGAAGGAACCTTTAGACAGCTCCCGGTTTAATATGCTGGACGCGGCACTGAGACAGCTGGGTTTTGAGCTGCTTGATGACAGCCTGAAGCAGCAAATCGATAAAATTAAATCTGTCATCATTGAACATGTGCATTACCGCGAGGATGAAAAATTCCTGTTTTCCGAAGTTCTTGCAGATTTGCTGCACAGGGAATATTCGGTACTCAGTAAGCTTTTTTCAGAAACTGAAGGCATTACTATAGAACAGTATGTCATTCTACAGAAAATAGAGAAAGTGAAAGAACTCCTGGCATACAAGGAAATGAACCTAAACGAAATTTCCTTTAAACTGAACTACAGTAGTGTGGCGCACTTATCCGCCCAGTTCAAGAAAGTTACCGGACTTACGCCAAGCCAGTTTAGAAATCAGCATACCCATCTGCGCAAATCGCTTGACCAGATCTGA
- a CDS encoding heavy-metal-associated domain-containing protein gives MTHTYKISGMTCKGCQGKVEKILHAIPGIKGVEIDLPAGTAHITMTAHVSIDTLKAAFRDYPRYEINENIPQPISVMDEAAGRSWFETYKPVILIFIYITAISVLLSVEQEHFKLLKAMRIFMSGFFLTFSFFKLLDLRGFADSYRMYDLLARKFPVWGYLYAVLELLLGITFAVNFLPVLSNWVSLVVLSVSVAGVLKSVLNKHAIKCACLGSVFNLPMSTLTIFEDALMITMSALMLFLM, from the coding sequence ATGACACACACTTATAAAATTTCCGGCATGACCTGTAAGGGCTGTCAGGGCAAAGTAGAAAAGATCCTGCACGCCATTCCAGGCATCAAAGGGGTGGAAATTGACCTTCCAGCCGGTACGGCCCACATAACGATGACTGCGCATGTTTCCATCGACACCTTGAAAGCAGCATTCCGTGATTACCCGAGGTACGAAATCAACGAAAATATACCACAGCCAATTTCGGTAATGGACGAGGCCGCCGGCAGAAGCTGGTTTGAAACCTATAAACCGGTCATCCTCATTTTTATTTATATAACTGCTATTTCAGTCCTGCTCTCTGTTGAACAGGAACATTTTAAGCTGCTGAAGGCTATGCGGATCTTTATGTCCGGATTCTTTCTCACATTTTCTTTTTTTAAGCTCCTTGATCTGAGAGGCTTTGCAGACAGTTACCGCATGTATGATCTTTTAGCACGGAAGTTTCCGGTCTGGGGTTATTTGTATGCTGTTTTGGAATTGCTGCTTGGCATTACCTTCGCCGTTAATTTTCTTCCGGTCTTATCAAACTGGGTCAGCCTTGTGGTCTTGTCCGTAAGCGTCGCCGGCGTTTTGAAAAGTGTTTTAAACAAGCATGCAATTAAATGTGCCTGTCTCGGTTCCGTGTTTAACCTGCCAATGAGTACCCTGACAATATTTGAGGATGCACTAATGATCACCATGAGCGCTTTAATGCTTTTTCTGATGTAA
- a CDS encoding site-specific integrase, with product MNKSFSLLFYVKSSKISADGTAPIYLRITIDGQRIEISSKRQVIPSKWSTAAQKLTGSGEHTRSLNDYLKTLEHQVYEAHQSMINKKMPLTATNLKSVLLGKENVLREKMLVPIFEQHNAEVKALLGKEFSKGTYDRYQTSLKHTKDFLMWKYKLSDIAIISIDHEFVMAYDFYLRSERNCNNNSTVKYLKNFKKIILICLANGWLDKDPFSKYKPKVKEVKRDFLNAEELARMAGKQLVSDRIAQVRDIFLFSCYTGLAYADVKKLRRSEIVIGVDGKEWISTSRQKTDTASNIPLLPPAIQLMNRYKDHPQCSNDGLLLPVLSNQKMNSYLKEIADACGITKELTYHIARHTFATTVTLANGVSIESVSKMLGHTNIKTTQHYAKILDMKVSQDMASLTQKLASI from the coding sequence ATGAACAAATCTTTTTCTCTGCTCTTTTACGTAAAGAGTTCGAAGATCAGTGCCGACGGCACCGCCCCTATTTATTTACGCATCACCATTGATGGACAACGCATCGAAATCTCCTCTAAACGGCAGGTCATTCCATCCAAATGGAGTACCGCCGCACAAAAATTAACCGGCTCAGGTGAGCATACCCGTTCGCTTAATGATTACCTGAAAACATTGGAGCACCAGGTTTATGAGGCGCATCAGTCGATGATAAACAAAAAAATGCCGCTAACTGCGACCAACCTTAAGAGCGTATTGCTTGGCAAAGAAAATGTCTTACGGGAAAAAATGCTCGTGCCCATATTCGAACAGCACAATGCCGAAGTAAAGGCGCTGCTCGGTAAAGAATTTTCAAAAGGCACCTATGACCGATACCAGACCAGCTTAAAGCATACCAAAGATTTCCTGATGTGGAAATATAAACTAAGCGATATCGCCATTATCAGCATAGATCATGAATTCGTTATGGCTTATGATTTCTACCTGCGGTCAGAACGAAATTGCAATAATAACTCGACCGTCAAGTACTTGAAGAACTTCAAAAAGATCATTTTGATCTGTTTGGCGAACGGCTGGCTGGATAAAGACCCCTTCAGCAAATACAAACCAAAAGTAAAAGAAGTCAAAAGAGATTTCCTGAATGCGGAAGAACTGGCCCGTATGGCCGGTAAGCAGCTGGTTAGCGACCGCATAGCGCAGGTGCGCGACATCTTTCTGTTCAGCTGTTACACCGGCCTTGCCTATGCGGATGTTAAAAAACTCAGGCGTTCAGAGATCGTTATAGGTGTTGACGGCAAAGAATGGATTTCCACTAGCAGGCAGAAAACAGATACTGCGTCTAATATTCCCCTACTCCCTCCGGCCATCCAGTTGATGAATAGATACAAAGATCATCCGCAATGTTCAAATGACGGTTTACTCCTACCTGTACTGAGCAATCAAAAAATGAACAGCTACCTCAAAGAAATAGCCGATGCCTGTGGAATAACTAAGGAGCTTACCTATCATATCGCAAGACACACTTTCGCAACAACGGTTACCCTCGCTAACGGCGTATCGATCGAAAGCGTATCCAAAATGCTCGGGCATACCAATATCAAAACCACGCAACATTATGCCAAGATATTAGATATGAAAGTCAGCCAGGATATGGCCAGCCTCACCCAAAAATTAGCGTCAATATAA
- a CDS encoding copper oxidase — protein sequence MVMNMQIPERHLPFYQKVGNRVIYHLYITDTTVNYTGKKRPAVAINGSIPAPTLTFTEGDTAEIYVHNQMMMETSIHWHGLILPNRYDGVSYLTTAPILMGETHYYTFPIVQNGTYWYHSHTMNQQQSGMYGAIVIHKRKEPLTKEFTLLLSDWTDEHPDQVERSLHNATDWYGIRKGSTQSYAEAVRSGHFKTKLINEWKRMAAMDVSDVYYDHFFSNGKPSASAPEFKSGDKVRLRVINGSSSTYFWLQYSGSKITVVANDGKDVEPVDVDRLIVGVSETYDVIVTIPDSKSYEFLATAEDRTKSTSLWLGSGPKVSARLLGKLKYFEGMKMMNDMMKMNGDMNDMGMSMSLQQMDMNTVMYPETADTSRQITTLNYSMLRATEDTRLPAVPVREFHFNLTGNMNRYVWSVNNKTVSETDKILIRKGENIRIIMYNGTMMRHPMHLHGHFFRLINGQGDRSPLKTVTDIMPMETDTLEFAATESGDWFFHCHILYHMMAGMGRIFSYENSPANPEIPDPAAAIRKIYADDRKFYLMSKVGLESTGSDGEVMLANTRYQFQTEWRIGLNNKDGYETESHFGKYLGQMQWLLPYVGWDFRYRRGDKHEKNLFGQISDVDRRSAFCAGIEYTLPLLVKGDVRFDTYGKIRLQLAREDVPVSKRLRFNFMVNTDKEYMAGLKYVVTKYFGISSHYDSDMGLGAGITMNY from the coding sequence ATGGTTATGAATATGCAGATACCGGAACGCCATCTGCCGTTTTATCAGAAAGTCGGTAATCGCGTGATCTATCACCTGTATATAACCGATACAACGGTAAATTATACCGGAAAGAAAAGGCCGGCAGTAGCGATCAATGGAAGTATTCCTGCACCGACATTAACCTTTACAGAAGGAGATACAGCTGAGATATATGTCCATAACCAGATGATGATGGAAACTTCTATCCACTGGCACGGCCTGATACTGCCAAACCGGTATGACGGCGTTTCTTACCTGACCACTGCACCGATTCTGATGGGCGAAACGCATTACTATACTTTTCCGATCGTGCAAAATGGCACTTACTGGTATCACTCTCACACGATGAACCAGCAGCAAAGTGGGATGTATGGTGCCATCGTCATTCACAAAAGGAAAGAACCGCTGACAAAGGAATTTACGCTATTGCTCAGTGACTGGACAGATGAGCATCCCGATCAGGTGGAAAGATCCCTGCATAATGCTACAGACTGGTACGGAATACGTAAAGGCAGTACTCAAAGCTATGCTGAAGCTGTTCGCAGCGGCCATTTTAAGACTAAACTCATTAATGAATGGAAAAGAATGGCTGCCATGGATGTCAGCGATGTTTATTATGACCATTTCTTTAGTAACGGAAAACCGTCTGCATCTGCGCCGGAATTTAAATCCGGTGATAAGGTCAGGCTCCGGGTGATTAATGGTAGTTCCTCTACATATTTCTGGCTGCAGTACTCAGGCAGTAAAATAACCGTTGTGGCCAATGACGGCAAGGATGTTGAGCCGGTAGACGTTGACCGGCTGATCGTAGGTGTATCCGAAACCTATGATGTCATTGTAACCATTCCGGATAGTAAAAGTTATGAGTTTCTGGCTACTGCCGAAGACCGTACGAAATCCACTTCACTGTGGCTCGGCAGCGGACCAAAGGTTAGTGCCCGGCTGCTTGGAAAGCTAAAATATTTTGAGGGAATGAAGATGATGAACGATATGATGAAGATGAACGGCGATATGAACGATATGGGCATGAGTATGAGCCTTCAGCAAATGGATATGAATACCGTAATGTATCCCGAGACCGCTGACACCAGCCGGCAGATAACAACCCTGAATTACAGCATGCTCCGGGCGACTGAAGATACAAGACTTCCCGCCGTTCCGGTAAGGGAGTTTCACTTTAACCTAACAGGAAATATGAACAGGTATGTGTGGTCGGTCAATAACAAGACTGTATCGGAAACCGATAAGATCCTGATCAGAAAAGGTGAGAACATTCGGATTATTATGTATAATGGGACTATGATGCGGCACCCCATGCACTTGCACGGCCATTTTTTCCGGCTGATCAACGGACAGGGTGACCGTTCACCGCTGAAGACGGTTACCGATATCATGCCGATGGAAACAGATACACTGGAATTTGCGGCGACTGAGAGCGGCGACTGGTTCTTCCATTGCCACATTCTTTATCATATGATGGCAGGAATGGGCCGTATTTTCAGCTATGAGAACAGCCCGGCAAACCCTGAAATCCCTGATCCGGCAGCGGCAATCCGTAAAATATATGCGGATGACCGCAAATTCTACCTGATGTCTAAAGTAGGATTGGAAAGTACAGGCAGCGACGGTGAAGTAATGCTTGCAAATACCCGCTATCAGTTTCAAACGGAATGGCGCATAGGACTGAACAATAAAGATGGTTATGAAACAGAAAGCCACTTTGGAAAATATCTGGGACAAATGCAGTGGCTGCTGCCCTACGTAGGCTGGGATTTCCGCTACCGCAGAGGTGATAAACACGAAAAAAATTTATTTGGACAAATCAGCGATGTGGACCGGCGCAGCGCGTTTTGTGCGGGTATAGAATATACACTTCCGTTACTGGTCAAAGGTGATGTAAGATTCGACACGTACGGAAAGATCAGACTGCAGCTTGCGAGGGAAGATGTGCCGGTTTCAAAAAGGCTCCGGTTTAATTTCATGGTCAATACGGACAAAGAATACATGGCAGGCCTTAAATATGTCGTTACAAAATATTTTGGCATCTCTTCTCATTATGACAGTGATATGGGTCTTGGCGCTGGTATCACGATGAATTACTAA
- a CDS encoding serine hydrolase has protein sequence MPVSSVGGFSSIFAELMRFMKNSLIFPTLLSLLFTGIQACGQSSKSSTQYHYTAPQYNFDSLYTGNAADVGIDSSAIRRVTRLILNDSISNVHSMLIFKNDKLIYEQYFAGKDQKHGKKLGLIDHSADQLHDCRSISKSVVPACVGIALKQQLIKCIDDSIGRYFPEIKDSLMRTITVRQLLTMTSGLKWREIGSYGSFFNSETQMDISFNPVKYILHRDITAIPGTEWNYSAGNTQLLAEIIYRTSGMTIDKYADKFLFKPLGIDRYEWANLTFRHIPAAASGLRLTSRDMLKFGMLYLDSGNWKGRQILDSAWVKESFSSSVKRPDLSRFGIPAGGYGFQFWTSSYSLNNRMIDIAEAKGNGGQSIFVCRSLNLLLITTGGNYNKADSNPYVILTKYILPAVKD, from the coding sequence TTGCCTGTCTCATCAGTAGGTGGTTTTAGCAGCATTTTTGCAGAATTAATGCGTTTTATGAAAAATTCACTGATCTTTCCAACCTTACTTTCTTTGCTTTTTACAGGTATCCAAGCATGCGGCCAGTCGTCAAAAAGTTCAACTCAATACCATTACACGGCACCGCAGTATAATTTTGACAGCCTCTACACAGGAAATGCTGCTGATGTGGGGATAGATTCTTCCGCTATAAGGCGTGTAACCCGCCTCATTTTAAACGACAGTATTTCAAACGTACACAGTATGCTTATTTTTAAGAATGACAAACTCATATATGAACAATACTTTGCAGGGAAAGATCAGAAGCATGGAAAGAAACTGGGGCTTATTGATCATAGTGCGGACCAACTTCACGACTGCCGCAGCATTTCCAAAAGCGTAGTACCTGCTTGTGTAGGTATTGCGTTGAAACAGCAGCTCATAAAATGCATTGATGACTCCATTGGAAGATACTTTCCGGAAATAAAGGACAGCCTTATGAGAACGATAACAGTAAGACAGCTGCTGACAATGACATCAGGTTTGAAGTGGAGGGAAATCGGGAGTTACGGCAGTTTCTTTAACAGTGAGACGCAGATGGATATATCTTTTAACCCGGTCAAATACATTCTTCACAGAGACATTACGGCCATTCCGGGAACGGAATGGAATTACAGCGCGGGCAACACTCAGCTGCTCGCAGAGATCATCTACCGGACAAGCGGGATGACGATAGATAAATATGCGGACAAGTTCCTATTTAAGCCGCTCGGCATTGATCGATATGAATGGGCAAATCTAACGTTCAGACATATTCCGGCAGCTGCCTCAGGACTCCGGCTTACGTCAAGAGACATGCTGAAGTTTGGCATGCTTTATCTTGATAGCGGAAACTGGAAGGGCAGACAAATATTAGACTCAGCTTGGGTAAAGGAATCATTTAGCTCATCTGTTAAGCGTCCGGATCTCAGTAGGTTTGGCATCCCTGCCGGTGGTTATGGTTTCCAGTTCTGGACATCTTCTTATTCCTTAAACAACCGCATGATCGATATCGCTGAAGCAAAGGGAAACGGCGGACAGTCAATATTCGTCTGCAGGTCGCTTAACTTGCTGTTAATCACTACAGGTGGAAATTATAATAAGGCGGACAGTAATCCATACGTTATTTTAACCAAATATATACTTCCAGCCGTTAAAGACTAA
- a CDS encoding ORF6N domain-containing protein encodes MKNHQQTIDEHLTTKIYFLRGQNVMLDSDLAELYGIETKVLNQAVNRNIDRFPSDFMFQLSDEEWSNLRSQIVTSSSGGRRYAPKVFTEHGVLMLSSVLNSPKAIQVNIQIVRIFSRLRHFINSNTEIQLEIEQIKKELNSQGKNIAVVFDYLDELARWLPKKEHEPRKRLGYKPDDL; translated from the coding sequence ATGAAAAACCATCAACAAACCATAGACGAGCACTTAACGACTAAGATCTATTTCCTCAGAGGCCAGAACGTGATGCTGGACAGTGACCTTGCCGAGCTTTACGGAATAGAAACCAAAGTACTTAATCAAGCCGTCAACCGGAATATCGACAGATTCCCTTCGGATTTTATGTTTCAATTGTCGGATGAAGAATGGTCAAACTTGAGGTCACAAATTGTGACCTCAAGTTCAGGCGGCAGAAGATACGCACCGAAAGTATTTACCGAACATGGCGTACTAATGCTTTCCAGTGTCCTTAACAGCCCCAAAGCCATACAGGTCAATATACAGATCGTTAGAATATTCAGCCGCTTACGCCATTTCATCAACAGCAATACTGAAATACAACTGGAAATAGAACAGATCAAAAAAGAGTTAAACAGCCAGGGAAAAAACATAGCGGTAGTTTTTGATTACCTCGATGAACTGGCCAGGTGGCTTCCTAAGAAAGAACATGAACCAAGAAAACGTTTGGGTTATAAGCCTGATGACCTTTAG
- a CDS encoding DUF3347 domain-containing protein produces the protein MKTLQTLIAIILITSFQAKAQKAGVSTVQLLNAYYEVKNALVRSDNSLAEEKASVLAGLAADLEVKTSQADKTAGVKIIVSRLISDAQSVGLTKDLNRQRAGFAALSADIYSLAKSLPLSDKPIYRVYCPMKKSYWLSADPAIKNPYYGTAMLTCGKVSETINP, from the coding sequence ATGAAAACTTTACAAACTCTTATAGCAATTATTCTTATTACTTCGTTCCAGGCAAAAGCGCAAAAAGCAGGCGTTAGCACGGTTCAGTTGCTCAACGCATATTATGAGGTAAAAAATGCACTGGTCAGGTCCGACAACAGCCTAGCTGAAGAAAAAGCATCGGTACTTGCCGGATTAGCCGCAGATCTTGAAGTAAAGACTTCACAGGCTGATAAAACTGCAGGTGTTAAAATAATAGTAAGCAGGCTTATCTCCGATGCCCAGTCGGTAGGCCTGACAAAAGACCTGAACAGGCAGCGCGCAGGTTTCGCTGCTTTATCCGCTGACATCTACAGCCTTGCCAAATCTCTGCCGCTTTCTGACAAACCAATCTATCGTGTATACTGCCCGATGAAAAAAAGTTACTGGCTGTCAGCTGATCCGGCGATAAAAAATCCTTATTACGGTACCGCTATGCTCACCTGCGGAAAAGTCTCCGAAACGATCAATCCCTAA
- a CDS encoding DMT family transporter: protein MLPAENKNIINWTLFCLIFLIWGSSFILMKIALFDSHGARLFTVLQVAAIRIITAAAVLLPVVYRQWKCVPANLTGYIILSGIVGTLVPALLFCYAETKIDSTLAGTLNSLTPVFTILISGFFFNVRIFKYQVVGIILGFIGVLLLFLSSKSSGESQILGCGFIVMAVICYAVNITLIARQLKVLSSLAIVAFSLFSVAIPSIIMLGMSVFFSSPLSGRSYFRGCIAAGTLGILGTAFAWIIFYELSRRTTSIFAATASYGIPFISLAWGIWYGENVSPMQVGSLLIVILAIILIRYGKPNGKSATE from the coding sequence ATGTTGCCTGCTGAAAATAAAAATATTATTAACTGGACACTTTTCTGCCTGATTTTTCTGATCTGGGGGAGTTCATTTATCTTAATGAAGATCGCCCTTTTTGACAGTCACGGGGCGCGGCTGTTTACTGTACTTCAGGTTGCAGCGATACGCATCATTACAGCCGCAGCGGTTTTACTGCCAGTCGTTTATAGACAGTGGAAATGTGTTCCTGCAAATTTGACGGGCTACATCATTCTTTCCGGCATTGTCGGTACTTTAGTGCCTGCACTGCTGTTTTGTTATGCAGAAACAAAGATAGACAGCACGCTAGCAGGAACCTTAAACTCACTGACGCCGGTATTTACCATTTTGATCAGTGGGTTTTTTTTCAACGTCCGGATATTTAAATACCAGGTGGTTGGTATCATCCTCGGTTTTATTGGCGTACTGCTTCTTTTTCTTAGCAGCAAAAGTTCAGGAGAAAGTCAAATACTCGGCTGTGGTTTTATCGTAATGGCAGTCATATGTTACGCGGTGAATATTACCTTGATAGCCAGGCAACTGAAAGTACTGAGTTCCTTGGCAATTGTCGCTTTTTCACTGTTTTCCGTTGCCATTCCCAGCATCATTATGTTAGGTATGTCGGTTTTTTTTTCTTCGCCGCTTTCAGGCCGAAGTTATTTCCGCGGATGTATTGCTGCCGGGACACTAGGCATTTTGGGTACTGCTTTTGCATGGATCATATTTTATGAGCTCTCCAGACGCACAACTTCGATATTTGCGGCCACTGCCAGTTACGGGATACCGTTTATTTCTCTGGCTTGGGGAATATGGTATGGTGAAAATGTTTCGCCTATGCAGGTTGGAAGCCTATTGATTGTCATCCTGGCGATAATCCTTATCCGGTATGGTAAGCCTAATGGGAAATCGGCGACTGAATAA
- a CDS encoding helix-turn-helix domain-containing protein, translated as MRKIAFIIPPNVEILDLAGPVQVFTEARFYGFEIDLEYFTFGADPVSSSGLGFGKITHFSEAALKEGDFIFVPGMDFDYVSSISFNGERHFFNWLKACSDKRITVCSVCNGAFALGRAGLLHNTECTTHWRRVETLQKEFPTARVLGEILFVKSNNVYTSAGISAGIDLSLAILEDLKGPLFTHKVARGLVVYHRRSGKHRQQSIYLDYRNHINPQVHEVQDYLIDNLSEENNIDTLAALVNMSPRNLSRVFKEKTGSTILEYHTALRKEFASTMLNNPDYTMEYIAAKCGFKTARQLQRILKK; from the coding sequence ATGAGAAAAATCGCTTTTATCATACCGCCGAATGTCGAAATATTAGACCTGGCCGGTCCGGTTCAGGTTTTTACAGAAGCCAGGTTTTACGGCTTCGAAATTGATCTTGAGTATTTTACTTTCGGTGCTGATCCTGTATCAAGCTCAGGACTCGGGTTCGGTAAAATTACTCATTTTTCAGAAGCCGCATTAAAGGAAGGCGATTTTATATTTGTCCCCGGAATGGATTTTGACTATGTCAGCAGCATATCCTTCAATGGAGAACGCCATTTTTTCAACTGGCTTAAAGCCTGCTCTGATAAAAGAATAACCGTTTGTTCAGTATGCAACGGTGCCTTTGCTCTTGGCCGTGCAGGTCTGCTGCATAATACGGAATGTACAACGCATTGGAGACGAGTGGAAACGCTGCAGAAAGAGTTTCCGACTGCAAGGGTACTTGGTGAGATCCTGTTTGTAAAGAGCAATAATGTTTATACCAGTGCCGGCATCAGCGCCGGGATAGACCTTTCGCTCGCCATTCTAGAAGATCTTAAAGGTCCGCTGTTTACACATAAAGTTGCGCGCGGCCTCGTCGTCTACCACAGGAGAAGCGGCAAGCACCGTCAGCAGAGCATTTACCTTGATTACCGTAATCATATCAACCCGCAGGTACACGAAGTCCAGGATTACCTGATCGATAACCTTTCAGAAGAAAATAACATTGATACGCTTGCGGCACTGGTGAATATGAGCCCCCGCAATCTGAGCAGGGTGTTTAAGGAAAAAACCGGTTCTACAATTCTGGAGTATCATACGGCACTTCGCAAGGAGTTTGCCAGTACGATGCTGAATAACCCGGACTACACGATGGAATATATAGCTGCAAAATGCGGATTCAAAACGGCGAGACAGTTACAGCGGATTTTAAAAAAATGA
- a CDS encoding DUF2147 domain-containing protein, whose translation MKTLKFNLFFLLSITCSSTVFAQTYQAAADKILGIYWSPKKDAKIEIYKTGSHYFGKSIWVASPRQDTENPDPSLRSRQVLGIDLLRNFIYEDEGYTQGKVYDPESGKTYDCKMKLNGDYLKIRGYIGLSLFGRTEVFKRIN comes from the coding sequence ATGAAAACATTAAAATTTAATTTATTTTTTTTGCTGTCCATAACCTGCAGCAGCACGGTGTTCGCACAGACCTACCAGGCGGCAGCTGACAAAATCCTGGGGATATACTGGTCCCCAAAGAAAGATGCCAAAATAGAAATCTACAAAACAGGTAGCCATTATTTTGGTAAATCCATCTGGGTTGCAAGCCCGAGGCAGGATACTGAAAATCCTGATCCGTCTTTAAGGTCAAGGCAGGTGTTAGGGATCGACCTGTTACGCAATTTTATTTATGAAGATGAAGGTTATACTCAGGGGAAAGTATATGATCCGGAAAGCGGTAAAACCTATGACTGCAAAATGAAACTTAACGGAGATTATCTGAAGATCCGCGGTTATATAGGACTTTCCCTATTCGGCAGGACAGAGGTTTTTAAACGTATAAATTAA